In Vibrio alginolyticus NBRC 15630 = ATCC 17749, one genomic interval encodes:
- a CDS encoding DUF3012 domain-containing protein, translating into MKKLVMLMLAASALTACSDEVGTEGWCNDMRDKPKTEWTADNAVDFAKHCVLQDGVGSEQWCENLKDKPKGDWTANEATSFTKHCIF; encoded by the coding sequence ATGAAAAAACTAGTCATGCTGATGTTGGCGGCTTCTGCTTTGACCGCTTGTAGTGATGAAGTGGGCACTGAAGGCTGGTGTAACGACATGCGCGATAAGCCAAAAACAGAATGGACAGCAGACAACGCGGTAGACTTTGCAAAGCATTGTGTTCTGCAAGATGGTGTCGGCAGCGAGCAATGGTGTGAAAACCTGAAAGATAAGCCGAAAGGTGACTGGACTGCAAACGAAGCGACCAGCTTTACTAAACACTGCATTTTTTAA
- the fni gene encoding type 2 isopentenyl-diphosphate Delta-isomerase, which translates to MAPQTNRKDLHLDAVLHHEMSMKHKTAGFESVEFEHCALPECDFHAIDLSTEFLGHQLALPFLISSMTGGAKDAETINCRLAEAASELGIAMGVGSQRISLEESQHSGLGKTIRELAKEVPLYSNLGAAQLLDKGKLDNAQRAVEAIQADALFVHVNPMQEAFQKNGDHNWVGVFQAIEMLKSRVKVPIIIKEVGFGISGHVAQRLIDAGVDAIDVAGAGGTSWSAVEGYCQDNPKMQRAAELFRDWGVPTATCLAQIRALHPTLPLIASGGVHNGLEAAKAIHLGANLIGQAGAVLKAATISTQSVVDHFEQMALELRLACFGTGSFKVGELTKARCL; encoded by the coding sequence ATGGCTCCGCAAACTAACCGAAAAGATTTACACCTAGATGCTGTTTTACATCATGAAATGAGCATGAAGCATAAAACGGCGGGTTTTGAGTCTGTCGAGTTTGAACACTGTGCGCTGCCAGAATGTGACTTTCACGCGATCGATTTATCGACAGAGTTTCTTGGTCATCAATTAGCGCTACCGTTTTTGATTAGCTCGATGACTGGCGGAGCAAAAGACGCAGAAACGATCAATTGTCGTTTAGCTGAAGCAGCAAGTGAATTAGGTATTGCCATGGGTGTGGGCTCGCAACGGATTAGCTTAGAAGAAAGTCAGCATTCGGGCTTGGGTAAAACCATTCGTGAGTTGGCGAAAGAAGTACCGTTGTATTCCAATCTTGGAGCCGCTCAATTGCTCGATAAAGGTAAACTCGATAATGCGCAACGTGCGGTTGAGGCGATTCAAGCCGATGCCTTGTTTGTGCACGTTAATCCAATGCAGGAAGCGTTTCAGAAAAATGGCGACCACAATTGGGTTGGTGTTTTCCAGGCAATTGAGATGCTTAAATCTCGCGTGAAGGTTCCTATCATTATCAAAGAAGTCGGTTTTGGTATTAGCGGACACGTTGCGCAGCGATTAATTGATGCTGGTGTGGATGCAATTGACGTTGCGGGCGCGGGTGGCACAAGCTGGAGTGCGGTTGAAGGGTATTGCCAAGATAATCCGAAAATGCAGCGTGCAGCCGAGCTTTTCCGCGATTGGGGTGTCCCTACAGCAACATGTTTGGCTCAAATCCGCGCACTGCATCCTACATTACCCTTGATCGCCTCGGGAGGTGTTCATAACGGACTTGAAGCGGCGAAAGCCATTCATTTGGGTGCTAATCTCATTGGGCAAGCTGGTGCGGTATTAAAAGCTGCGACGATCAGCACGCAGTCTGTCGTCGATCACTTTGAACAAATGGCATTAGAGCTGCGTTTAGCGTGCTTTGGTACTGGCTCTTTTAAGGTTGGTGAGCTAACAAAAGCGCGCTGCCTATAG
- a CDS encoding cation:proton antiporter, giving the protein MQVGNEALVLSAVGVIGLGCQWLAWRLRLPAILFLLLAGLIVGPFMQWLNPDEILGNLLFPLVSLAVAVILFEGSLTLNFKEIRGVSGSVWSIVSIGAIISWAATSIATHYFLGFTWELAMLFGSLTVVTGPTVIVPLLRTVRPNSTLANILRWEGILIDPLGALFVVMVYEFIVSHSAINSVEVFGTIIAVGVMLGAASGYAVATIMRRSWLPEYLQPFAVLMVVLGVFSVSNHIESEAGLLTVTVMGMWLANAKDINIQQILHFKEHLTILLITGLFIFLAARISLDDFAALGSGALLLFVFMQLVSRPLSIFLSTFRSNLRLKDKLFLSWVAPRGIVAASISSLFAIKLTEYGIDEAILLVPMTFMVIIGTVVLQSATARPVALTLGVTEPAPRGFLLIGANRVAREIGQALARYDRRVLMTDSNWEYISQVRMLGLDYYYGNPISSHADDNLNLIGVGQVVALTPDQHFNIMACMQFVDEFGEDKVHCLQKVKTNGNGSEKHSVAQEYHGKLLMGGNVSYTQLASMLSRGAEVKHTKLSDNFTYQDYLAHHKGSSVVPLFHVEEKGKIQFCDDPEQFEPTTTSTVVSLILSDSVK; this is encoded by the coding sequence ATGCAAGTGGGTAATGAAGCGCTGGTGCTGTCAGCGGTTGGGGTTATTGGTTTAGGTTGCCAATGGTTAGCTTGGCGATTGCGTTTGCCAGCGATTTTATTTTTGTTGTTGGCAGGGCTGATCGTCGGGCCATTTATGCAGTGGTTAAATCCTGATGAGATATTAGGTAATTTGCTCTTTCCGTTGGTCTCTTTGGCGGTGGCAGTGATTTTATTTGAAGGCAGTTTGACCTTAAATTTTAAAGAAATTCGTGGCGTGAGTGGTTCGGTATGGAGCATTGTTTCCATCGGGGCGATCATTTCGTGGGCGGCGACCAGTATCGCAACACACTATTTCCTCGGCTTTACTTGGGAGCTTGCCATGTTATTCGGCAGCTTAACCGTAGTAACAGGGCCGACGGTCATCGTGCCACTTCTACGAACCGTAAGACCTAACAGTACGCTTGCTAACATTTTGCGATGGGAAGGGATTTTGATTGACCCGCTCGGTGCGCTTTTTGTTGTGATGGTTTACGAGTTTATCGTATCTCACAGCGCGATAAATAGCGTCGAAGTGTTTGGGACGATCATTGCTGTCGGTGTCATGCTAGGTGCGGCCTCAGGCTATGCAGTTGCGACGATCATGCGTCGCTCTTGGCTACCGGAATATTTGCAGCCATTTGCGGTTTTGATGGTGGTTCTAGGTGTATTTTCGGTCTCTAACCACATTGAGTCTGAAGCTGGGTTACTAACCGTCACCGTAATGGGTATGTGGCTCGCAAACGCTAAAGACATCAATATTCAGCAAATTCTGCACTTTAAAGAGCATTTAACCATTTTACTGATCACCGGATTGTTCATCTTCCTTGCGGCTCGAATCAGTCTGGATGATTTTGCTGCGCTAGGTAGCGGTGCGTTATTGTTGTTTGTATTTATGCAGTTAGTGTCGCGTCCGTTATCGATTTTTCTTTCAACCTTCCGCAGCAACTTGCGTCTTAAAGATAAGCTGTTTTTGTCTTGGGTTGCACCGCGCGGTATTGTTGCTGCTTCGATTTCGTCTCTTTTCGCGATCAAATTGACCGAATACGGCATTGATGAAGCGATTTTACTGGTCCCTATGACCTTCATGGTGATTATAGGAACGGTCGTGTTACAAAGTGCGACGGCACGTCCTGTAGCGCTGACGTTGGGCGTTACAGAGCCAGCACCACGCGGCTTCTTGTTGATTGGTGCTAACCGAGTAGCAAGAGAAATAGGGCAGGCGCTGGCGCGTTATGACCGCCGCGTATTAATGACTGACTCAAACTGGGAGTACATCAGTCAGGTTCGTATGTTGGGGTTGGATTACTATTACGGCAACCCTATTTCTAGTCACGCGGACGACAACTTGAACTTGATAGGAGTTGGACAAGTGGTTGCATTAACGCCCGATCAGCATTTCAACATTATGGCTTGCATGCAATTCGTCGACGAGTTTGGGGAAGATAAAGTTCACTGCTTACAAAAAGTGAAAACCAACGGCAATGGCAGCGAGAAGCACTCCGTGGCTCAGGAGTACCATGGTAAATTGCTGATGGGCGGCAATGTAAGCTATACCCAGCTAGCCAGTATGTTAAGTCGTGGTGCAGAGGTTAAACACACGAAATTGAGCGATAACTTCACGTATCAAGATTATTTAGCGCATCACAAAGGTAGTTCAGTTGTACCGCTGTTCCATGTAGAAGAAAAAGGAAAAATTCAATTCTGTGATGATCCCGAACAGTTTGAACCAACGACGACAAGCACTGTTGTGTCGCTAATTCTGTCGGACAGCGTAAAGTAA
- a CDS encoding DUF2339 domain-containing protein: protein MACLAILIGVKAANRAALLEKELTKLREEVTSLRASVHGGSNQQVHQQSSIEKDTPSVATSPHIESQQKNVSSSGEHDPAANLDLNQSAANQEYAQTREVQLDVFSQENESFLQSKVQSLLSNIQENWLVWVGALAMLIGGGYLVQVIGSHIQFSPFMRVSFAFVISLLMVLVGEWFHRKEQQNPQRAARAQGFTYVPAAVTGTGLTGIYCTVIFAFVVYQMLTPSISLIILASAAFFSLALSLRQGPLMAVLGLIGGYTAPLWIGGSEPNYFLLAGYICAISFAATLLMQKVRRAWITPSIAIPHVIWMLLLIESVPTERLFSWLAIYLSITLYLIFAVPRMGWMLNPRFRHYQSKWTNSPTATALATALLTFSAVTRMPELNALQMAYCYTLLVAIIWLPALRTGWSLRVFLPSILVSATALIVLTIAFDALYMLEREASILFALAVSIALICYRTYCQSLSDRSQLSGLLLLVLAPAMSLITLFYIDEFMQGYLWYWTAFCALMATYYAVLGQRARSLALECSAVMHALIVGIAFVWLSDTWLTTAISIQVAIMALQAQFGLFRPASWAIKVAMGILVIRLTLLPFIPEWQPVEAGHWAWVLVSYLPSLFILSYARSTLKQVDRELTNWFEGAFLHVFLMALFTQTNYWLTGQYGYLGHIDFTSAAVFANQALVMGLVYSYRSQFAQRLSRIYEIYSYLLWCAFAILIILLNTAESPLVTDNVSAQALPIFNMLSIGWLLPACILLIAAFKRWNTLQVHRFAIASLGFLLAAIWLGMSIRQFWQTTSMMLYQPTSMAELFSYSVAGLLVGGLLTWRGVTQQELMMQRVGLVVLACVALKVFLWDVSSLDGFWRAISFLGLGASLIALGWLFQKLNRSVAKALEP from the coding sequence ATGGCGTGTCTCGCCATCCTCATCGGAGTGAAAGCCGCCAACCGAGCTGCACTTTTAGAAAAAGAACTAACCAAACTTCGTGAGGAAGTTACATCACTACGAGCCAGTGTCCATGGGGGCTCAAACCAACAAGTGCACCAACAATCCAGCATCGAAAAAGACACACCATCTGTAGCGACGTCACCTCACATAGAATCACAACAGAAAAATGTCTCATCCTCTGGGGAACATGATCCAGCTGCCAACCTAGACTTAAACCAGAGCGCTGCGAATCAAGAATACGCCCAGACAAGAGAAGTGCAACTGGATGTTTTTAGTCAAGAAAATGAGTCATTCCTTCAGAGTAAAGTTCAGAGCCTGCTTAGCAACATTCAAGAAAATTGGTTGGTTTGGGTAGGCGCATTGGCCATGCTGATCGGTGGAGGTTATCTCGTACAGGTGATTGGTAGCCACATCCAGTTTTCGCCATTTATGCGAGTGTCCTTTGCCTTTGTGATCTCATTACTAATGGTGCTTGTTGGCGAGTGGTTTCACCGTAAAGAACAACAGAATCCGCAACGGGCAGCACGAGCCCAAGGCTTTACGTATGTTCCTGCTGCCGTTACCGGTACGGGATTAACGGGCATTTACTGCACCGTCATTTTTGCCTTTGTGGTTTATCAAATGCTAACGCCAAGTATCTCGTTGATCATTTTGGCTTCAGCGGCATTTTTCAGTTTAGCATTATCATTGCGACAAGGGCCGTTAATGGCCGTGCTTGGCTTAATTGGTGGCTACACAGCACCACTGTGGATTGGAGGTAGTGAACCCAACTACTTTTTGTTAGCCGGATACATCTGCGCGATTTCGTTCGCGGCGACCTTATTGATGCAAAAAGTGCGTAGGGCATGGATTACGCCAAGTATCGCGATTCCACATGTCATTTGGATGTTGCTGTTGATTGAGAGTGTACCAACAGAACGGTTGTTCTCGTGGCTCGCGATTTATCTCTCCATCACTTTGTATCTCATTTTCGCGGTTCCGAGAATGGGTTGGATGCTCAATCCTCGCTTTCGTCACTATCAAAGCAAGTGGACAAACTCGCCGACCGCTACCGCTCTCGCAACTGCTTTATTGACCTTTTCTGCCGTCACCAGAATGCCGGAGCTGAACGCTCTACAAATGGCGTACTGTTATACGCTGCTTGTTGCGATCATCTGGCTACCAGCACTTCGTACAGGCTGGTCATTACGTGTATTTTTGCCATCCATTCTCGTCTCGGCAACCGCGCTGATTGTTCTTACCATCGCTTTTGATGCGCTGTATATGTTAGAGCGAGAAGCTAGCATCCTATTCGCATTGGCGGTGAGTATTGCGCTGATCTGCTATCGAACATATTGCCAATCACTTAGTGACCGTTCGCAACTCAGTGGGCTGCTTCTGCTGGTACTGGCTCCCGCGATGAGCTTAATTACGTTGTTTTATATTGACGAATTTATGCAAGGCTACCTGTGGTATTGGACTGCATTCTGCGCATTGATGGCCACTTACTATGCTGTGCTTGGTCAGCGTGCACGTTCGTTGGCATTAGAATGCTCTGCCGTTATGCATGCTTTAATCGTAGGTATCGCTTTTGTTTGGTTGAGTGATACTTGGTTAACAACAGCAATCTCAATACAAGTTGCGATAATGGCCTTACAGGCTCAATTCGGGTTATTTCGACCTGCGAGTTGGGCGATTAAAGTGGCAATGGGAATACTGGTTATCCGACTCACGCTGCTACCTTTCATCCCCGAATGGCAACCGGTAGAAGCTGGGCATTGGGCTTGGGTTCTGGTGAGTTATCTGCCTTCTCTCTTCATCTTGTCTTATGCTCGTTCAACACTAAAACAAGTGGACCGAGAACTGACCAACTGGTTTGAAGGGGCGTTTTTACATGTATTCTTAATGGCATTGTTCACCCAAACTAACTACTGGTTAACGGGGCAATATGGTTACTTGGGGCACATCGACTTCACAAGTGCGGCAGTCTTTGCCAATCAAGCATTAGTTATGGGTTTGGTATACAGCTACCGCAGCCAATTTGCGCAACGCTTAAGCCGTATCTACGAAATCTATAGTTACTTGCTTTGGTGCGCGTTCGCTATATTGATTATTTTGCTTAATACGGCAGAATCGCCGTTGGTGACTGATAACGTCTCGGCACAAGCACTTCCCATCTTTAACATGCTGAGTATCGGCTGGCTGTTACCAGCTTGCATCCTGCTTATCGCAGCCTTTAAACGCTGGAATACGTTGCAAGTTCATCGATTTGCGATTGCTAGTCTAGGCTTTTTACTTGCAGCCATTTGGTTGGGGATGTCTATCCGTCAATTCTGGCAAACCACATCGATGATGCTGTATCAGCCAACCAGCATGGCTGAGTTGTTCAGTTATTCAGTGGCTGGCTTGCTCGTAGGTGGATTGCTGACTTGGCGCGGCGTGACCCAACAGGAGCTGATGATGCAGCGTGTCGGTCTAGTGGTCCTTGCCTGTGTCGCACTGAAAGTATTCTTATGGGATGTGAGCTCTCTGGATGGGTTCTGGCGAGCGATAAGCTTCTTAGGCTTAGGTGCGTCTTTGATAGCACTTGGATGGCTATTCCAGAAATTGAATCGTTCGGTGGCAAAAGCACTCGAGCCCTAG
- a CDS encoding flagellin, with amino-acid sequence MVMSTVEVRPHSIRLGGQEQASIMPTRSADSSTAIKPRPAQIQADTASAYSVSGIQLTQGQQQATAVQIASKSLQVIGKELTQIKRGLTQAINQGVQNVPGLQDTLVRSKATIQKVVEQARFDGQKVLNNELHLKLDKADIRRFSIPGLNVHRLSDKAEQIRLDFPQGQAVMIQFDGQSDGERTVKMLDRSLIALGMRASLADDGSILFEARDNAYQQMQQKVMVTGEGHRFPAGQPNVLNLKSEPDGIAELGFDLGSRDGIKQTIAKVNQHLKQVQTSLQEAKAFHGELNTQMRSIQTKTAQLSVNEVNAKLDGFMQKSGEFTSTFQALNAQANVRRHTVVALLK; translated from the coding sequence ATGGTAATGAGTACAGTAGAGGTTAGACCCCATAGCATACGCTTAGGTGGACAAGAACAAGCCTCTATCATGCCGACCCGTTCTGCAGACTCAAGTACGGCAATTAAACCGCGTCCGGCGCAAATTCAGGCTGACACTGCGTCAGCCTACTCTGTATCTGGTATTCAGCTTACGCAGGGTCAGCAGCAAGCCACGGCGGTTCAGATCGCGTCCAAATCGCTGCAGGTGATTGGCAAAGAGCTCACGCAAATTAAACGTGGTTTGACGCAAGCTATTAATCAAGGCGTACAAAATGTTCCTGGTTTGCAGGATACATTGGTTCGTTCTAAAGCCACCATCCAAAAAGTCGTTGAGCAAGCACGTTTCGATGGCCAGAAAGTCCTAAATAACGAACTGCACTTAAAACTGGATAAAGCGGACATTCGTCGCTTTTCTATTCCAGGTTTGAATGTTCATCGCTTAAGCGACAAGGCCGAGCAAATCCGTTTGGATTTTCCTCAAGGTCAAGCGGTGATGATTCAGTTTGATGGACAATCAGACGGTGAGCGAACGGTCAAAATGCTGGATCGCAGCTTGATTGCGTTAGGAATGCGAGCCTCATTAGCCGATGATGGCAGCATTTTATTTGAAGCCAGAGACAACGCTTATCAACAAATGCAGCAAAAGGTGATGGTAACGGGGGAAGGGCACCGATTCCCTGCGGGACAGCCTAACGTTTTGAACTTAAAGTCTGAGCCAGATGGTATTGCGGAGCTCGGGTTTGATCTAGGCTCACGCGACGGCATCAAGCAGACGATTGCCAAAGTAAATCAGCATCTGAAACAAGTTCAAACGAGTTTGCAAGAAGCGAAAGCTTTTCATGGTGAACTGAATACTCAAATGCGTTCTATCCAAACCAAAACCGCACAGCTTTCAGTCAATGAGGTGAATGCAAAACTGGATGGATTCATGCAAAAGTCTGGCGAGTTTACTTCGACTTTTCAGGCATTGAATGCGCAAGCAAACGTGCGTCGTCATACCGTGGTCGCTTTACTGAAGTAA
- the flgL gene encoding flagellar hook-associated protein FlgL: protein MRISDNQFSQMMLHSLQSNSAGLGEALQQMSTGKRLTKLSDDPMASIKLLNLDRETSAIAQYKNNIENVKTTLSSQETHLDSIKESLKSMRDIALWGANGSLTDESRGGMITELKSYRDSIESSFNAQDEEGHYLFSGTKTDTAAVSKASGSYVIEGNSDKRVVTIAKGVTMDSNMTAKEILDLGGGHNVLNQIDALIKEFESPTANFRAEVEASISAIDDTFSNVLGTMTEIGGRHNNLDLVGGAHSENKLFVDKVSGDLSALDYGEASVRLSNYMAALQATQASYVKIDGLSLFDRL from the coding sequence ATGCGAATTAGTGACAATCAATTTAGTCAAATGATGTTGCACAGCTTGCAGAGCAATAGCGCGGGATTAGGCGAAGCTCTGCAACAGATGTCTACTGGCAAGCGCTTAACCAAGCTGTCTGACGATCCAATGGCTTCGATCAAGTTGCTTAACTTAGACCGAGAAACCAGTGCGATTGCTCAGTACAAAAACAACATTGAAAACGTAAAAACGACGCTATCGAGTCAAGAAACCCATTTAGATTCGATCAAAGAAAGCTTAAAAAGCATGCGAGACATCGCGCTTTGGGGTGCGAACGGCTCTCTTACTGACGAAAGTCGTGGCGGTATGATTACAGAGCTTAAGAGTTACCGTGATTCTATTGAGTCGTCTTTTAACGCGCAGGATGAAGAAGGGCACTACCTTTTCTCTGGTACTAAAACGGATACTGCGGCTGTAAGTAAAGCGAGCGGCAGCTACGTAATTGAAGGTAATAGTGACAAGCGCGTAGTAACAATTGCTAAAGGTGTCACGATGGATTCCAATATGACTGCAAAAGAAATATTGGACCTTGGGGGAGGCCATAACGTGCTTAACCAAATTGATGCGCTGATCAAAGAGTTTGAGAGCCCTACCGCCAACTTCAGAGCTGAAGTTGAGGCGAGTATCAGCGCTATCGACGATACTTTTTCAAACGTACTAGGGACCATGACTGAGATTGGTGGTCGACACAACAACTTAGATCTTGTTGGTGGCGCGCACAGTGAAAACAAGCTGTTCGTTGACAAGGTATCTGGAGACCTCTCTGCTCTGGACTATGGTGAAGCGTCGGTACGATTGAGTAATTACATGGCCGCTTTGCAAGCAACGCAAGCAAGCTATGTGAAGATCGATGGTTTGTCGCTGTTTGACCGTTTATAA